From the genome of Sylvia atricapilla isolate bSylAtr1 chromosome 26, bSylAtr1.pri, whole genome shotgun sequence, one region includes:
- the ACER1 gene encoding alkaline ceramidase 1 → MPSIFSYQSAEVDWCESNFVRSAVIAEYYNTISNVSFFVLSPALLYLNREYCQKKAVPLYFVSGLLLLVGAFSMYFHMTLSYVGQLLDELSILWTLAVAYSFWYPQAYFPKCIKTRRHFFWLTGITTVISTLMSFVKPTLNAYALNCIAFHLLYMTWRELKKCNDKRVHRMAAVMVMWWALAITSWISDRWLCWLWQAINFPYFHSFWHVLIALSLLYCCPLVIYFDVSYEMPSFKPKLEYWPSDSWPVVVPYVTLEEPHKQC, encoded by the exons ATGCCGAGCATATTTTCCTACCAGAGTGCCGAGGTGGACTGGTGTGAGAGCAACTTCGTGCGCTCGGCGGTGATTGCCGAGTACTACAACACC ATCAGTAATGTGAGCTTCTTTGTGCTGTCTCCTGCACTGCTGTACCTGAACCGGGAGTACTGCCAGAAGAAAGCTGTGCCCCTCTACTTTGTCtcggggctgctgctccttgtaG GTGCCTTCTCCATGTACTTCCACATGACCCTGAGCTACGTGGGACAGCTCTTGGATGAGCTCTCCATCCTCTGGACACTGGCTGTGGCTTATTCCTTCTGGTACCCACAGGCTTACTTCCCCAAGTGCATCAAGACCAG GAGGCATTTCTTCTGGCTGACTGGGATCACCACCGTGATTAGCACCTTGATGTCTTTTGTCAAGCCGACCCTCAATGCCTACGCGCTCAACTGCATCGCCTTCCACCTGCTCTACATGACCTGGAGGGAGCTCAAGAA GTGCAATGACAAACGGGTTCACCGGATGGCCGCGGTCATGGTGATGTGGTGGGCACTGGCCATCACCAGCTGGATCAGTGACCGgtggctctgctggctctggcagGCCATCAACTTCCCCTACTTCCACAGCTTCTG GCACGTGCTGATAGCCTTGTCCCTGCTGTACTGCTGCCCGCTGGTCATTTACTTCGACGTCAGCTACGAGATGCCCTCGTTCAAGCCAAAGCTGGAATACTGGCCCAGCGACTCGTGGCCTGTTGTGGTGCCCTATGTCACCCTGGAGGAACCTCACAAGCAGTGCTAG